TGTCAATGTCTATGAAGTCGAGGTGGAATGTTCGATAAACTGACGGGGATCACTCAGAAACTGAGTCCAGGATTGCGTAAAATTCTCGGTAACGTCGGCTGGCTGTTTGTCGAGCGCATCCTGACCATGATACTAGCCTTTTTCGTCGGAATCTGGGTTATTAGATATTTAGGGTCAGAAAATTTTGGCAAACTAAGTTATACTACTAGCTTCGTTGCTCTTTTTAGTGCGATCTCTCAATTGGGTTTGAATGCCATCGTCGTCCGCAATATCGTCCAAGAGGAAAAAGCGGCTCCAGAGATTTTGGGTACTGCTTTTGTGCTAAAGTTGATAGCCAGTTTATTGACAATTATTATAACTGGTATAGCCATCTGGACGTTTGATGCCGATCCTAACGTTCGCTGGATGACCTTAATAATTTCCTTTAGCTTAATGTTCAGTGCTTTTGACGTGATCGAGTTTTGGTTTCAATCACAGGTACTTTCAGGAGTCCTAGCTATACTGAGAAGCGTCCAGTTAATTCTGAGTTCCCTGATCAAACTTTCATTGATTGCCTTCAAGTTGCCGTTAATCGCTTTTGTCTGGTTAATTCTGGCAGAGCAGGTTGTGAAGGTACTGGGAATGCTCTGGGTTTACCTTAAGTACCACCAATCTATATGGCAATGGACAGTCAATTGGTCGAAAGGGTTAGAAATGCTGCGAGATTCATGGCCGCTGATCCTATCGGGTGTCATGATCACGATTTACATTAAGATTGACCAAATAATGCTCGGTAATATGGCAAATGCTCAAGCAGTGGGAAACTATGCGGCGGCGGTCAGGTTCTCAGAAATTTGGTATTTTATTCCTATGGCAGTTTGTTCTTCTGTTTTTCCCGCAATCCTGCGGGCGAAGCAGAGGAGTAGAGAGGAATATTATGCTAGACTACAACAACTGTACGATCTCATGGCTTGGATGGCACTGGCCATTGCAGTTCCCATGACTTTGGCTTCAGTTCCTTTGTTGACAAATTTGCTCGGTAAGGAATATACTGAGGCTGGTCAAATTCTAGCATGGCACATCTGGGCAAGTCCTTTCGTCTTTTTGGGGGTGGCTCAAAGTCAGTGGTTGATGGCCGAAAACTTTACGCGGTTGAGTTTTGCAAAAACATCGTTGGGAGCAATTACTAATATCTTGTTAAACTTGGTGCTAATTCCCGCTTATCAAGGTGTTGGAGCCGCTATAGCTACTATGATTTCTTATGCAATTTCTTCTCATGTTTCTTGTATATTTTATCCTCCCTTATTCCCCAATGGTTGGATGCTAACTAAGGCTTTATTTATACCATTTCGTATTCGCCAAAATTTATTGTATTTAGGTAAAATAAATATGAGATCAGTAAAATAATATGGATTGCGGTTAGTTGATTGCTGAACCATGAACTTAATAAAATCTAAAACAAAAGGATAAAAAAATATGGTTGATCGAGATTACAGTATTTACTCAACTAAGTATCAAGTTACATTAAAAGGTTTATTGATTTTTGAATTGGCCAGTTTGTGCGGCAGACTATTTCTTCAAAAGAGAATAAGTCTTAAAAAATCTGATATCCAATTGTTACATTTAGGTTGTGGTAGAAGTATATTTGATGGTTGGACTAATGCCGATTTTTGGGGTGGATTAAAACCTTGGAAGAAATATGAAAATAAGCCTGAATGGATGCTCGATTTAAGGTTGCCTCTGAATTGTGATGATAATGTCTGGGATGGAGTATTTACAGAACATACTCTCGAACATTTATATCCAGTCCAAGTATTAAACTTACTTAAAGAATTAAATAGAACTATGAAGCCTGGTGCTTGGCTAAGGGTTACTGTTCCTGATTTAAAACAATACATAGATTACTACTGTGGCAACGAAGTACATGAAATGTTTTTACAATGGAAAACGGGCTGCGAAGCAATCCGGTCTCTAACACAAAACTATGGACATCTATCCGTTTGGGATAGCGACTTACTAACTAGGGTTTTAACAGAGGCAGGATTTGTCAAAATCAAAGAAGTTTCTTTTGGAAAGGGAACAGACGAACGGCTTATTAAAGATCAAGAACAACGAAATTGGGAAACCCTATACATGGAGTGTCAAAAATCAGGAAATAATTAACTAATCATTTGTTGAAGTAAAGTTATCTAAAATAACTGCCGTTCAATTTTAGATAATATCATGAAACATTTGATTTTTGATTTTACTCTAGTTTATCAAAATTTTCAAAGCACAATAATACATTTTTCAAAGCACAATAATGCATTGAAATACATTGATCATGTTATACGAACACAAATACAAACCCTCAACTGTCAGATATATACTGCTCTTATTGATTTGCTTTTGGCTTTTCATATCAGCATTGCAAATGCCAAGAATTTCTACCTTGACTACTATTTTATTGCCCGTATTGGCAATAGTAGATAAATTGATGGGTTGGCAATTATTTTCGTTAAATAAGAGTTTATTGAAACAAACAAAATTTATTCAATCACTATTAATTTTGACCCTATTTTGTATTGTTTATTGGACTACCATTAATGACTATGGCTTCCTAGATAAAGAAACAAGCTTGCTGTCAATCTTTGCGTCAATTATGCGAGTCTTATTTTCTTATATCGTAGGATTTTCGATTAACTACTCTCGGCTTCCAGCCTATCCTTACAATACCATTATCGTGATGACTTCCCTCGTTGGTTCAACTATTTTTTATTCTGTCTTATCAGTCCTGAAAACGTTGCAAATTCGTCCAAGCTTGATTGAACAGAGACAATACTTAGATTATTGGACTGACAAAGAATGGCCTGCAACTGGAGTCGGTGATTTCTTATGTCTAGGATTATTGTATATTGTCGTAATTTTCTATGGATATAAACATAAAAAAGAATCTAAGCTATTTTATCTCTTTTTTGTGCTGATTTCAGCAATCTTTGTTTTTTTCTCATTTAATGCAACAGTTTTGCTGGAAAATAGACTTGCGTTGATAGCAACAGCTATTGGTTTTATAACTATCGGTTTTTTGTTAGAATTTAAATCTAAATTAAAATTTATAACTCTACCTTTGTTTGTAGGGTTATTCGCCCTAGTCTCCGTTGGAGTGAACATTATTGAAATCATTGTATCTACTGTATTGGCTCAATTTGGTGTTTTCAATAAACGCTTTTTAAGTCAGGGAACTGAGAGTGGTAGATTCGACAATTATCAAGTTGCCTTAACAGAGATATGGCAATACCCTTTTGGAGGCAGAGAGTTTAAGTTGCCAGTAAGTAAATGGGTTCACAATCTATGGTTAGACGTAGCCTATGATGCAGGTCTTCTGCCAATGTTCTTACTTTTGTTATATTTTATTCTACATATAAAATGCTTTTTGAAAATACTTAATTCTGATCTGCCTAAAATTGTCATTGTATATTTCTCGACAATGAGCATTGGCATTTTATTGAATATGTCTTTAGGTCCGATCATTCAAGCCTCTGTTTTTGAATTTGGAATGACTTGCTTTTTCTTGGGTGTTATTGCGAGATTATCTGGAGAGGTTGAGATTAGCAAAAAATATCAGTTATCCTCTCAGCGAAGCTTATATAGCAAGTCTATTTAATTCATGAACAGATTCAATGGCGCGATCCTTGCGTCCCCGTCCCTGCCATGTCTTATTCATATTTCATTTAGGCTTGCTTACAACTATAAACTTGAAGGATTTTTCCTGTAGATTTTCCTGACGGACACAACCGCAATCGCCC
This Microcystis wesenbergii NRERC-220 DNA region includes the following protein-coding sequences:
- a CDS encoding flippase — its product is MFDKLTGITQKLSPGLRKILGNVGWLFVERILTMILAFFVGIWVIRYLGSENFGKLSYTTSFVALFSAISQLGLNAIVVRNIVQEEKAAPEILGTAFVLKLIASLLTIIITGIAIWTFDADPNVRWMTLIISFSLMFSAFDVIEFWFQSQVLSGVLAILRSVQLILSSLIKLSLIAFKLPLIAFVWLILAEQVVKVLGMLWVYLKYHQSIWQWTVNWSKGLEMLRDSWPLILSGVMITIYIKIDQIMLGNMANAQAVGNYAAAVRFSEIWYFIPMAVCSSVFPAILRAKQRSREEYYARLQQLYDLMAWMALAIAVPMTLASVPLLTNLLGKEYTEAGQILAWHIWASPFVFLGVAQSQWLMAENFTRLSFAKTSLGAITNILLNLVLIPAYQGVGAAIATMISYAISSHVSCIFYPPLFPNGWMLTKALFIPFRIRQNLLYLGKINMRSVK
- a CDS encoding O-antigen ligase family protein, producing the protein MTTILLPVLAIVDKLMGWQLFSLNKSLLKQTKFIQSLLILTLFCIVYWTTINDYGFLDKETSLLSIFASIMRVLFSYIVGFSINYSRLPAYPYNTIIVMTSLVGSTIFYSVLSVLKTLQIRPSLIEQRQYLDYWTDKEWPATGVGDFLCLGLLYIVVIFYGYKHKKESKLFYLFFVLISAIFVFFSFNATVLLENRLALIATAIGFITIGFLLEFKSKLKFITLPLFVGLFALVSVGVNIIEIIVSTVLAQFGVFNKRFLSQGTESGRFDNYQVALTEIWQYPFGGREFKLPVSKWVHNLWLDVAYDAGLLPMFLLLLYFILHIKCFLKILNSDLPKIVIVYFSTMSIGILLNMSLGPIIQASVFEFGMTCFFLGVIARLSGEVEISKKYQLSSQRSLYSKSI
- a CDS encoding class I SAM-dependent methyltransferase, whose protein sequence is MVDRDYSIYSTKYQVTLKGLLIFELASLCGRLFLQKRISLKKSDIQLLHLGCGRSIFDGWTNADFWGGLKPWKKYENKPEWMLDLRLPLNCDDNVWDGVFTEHTLEHLYPVQVLNLLKELNRTMKPGAWLRVTVPDLKQYIDYYCGNEVHEMFLQWKTGCEAIRSLTQNYGHLSVWDSDLLTRVLTEAGFVKIKEVSFGKGTDERLIKDQEQRNWETLYMECQKSGNN